A DNA window from Streptomyces canus contains the following coding sequences:
- a CDS encoding ADP-ribosylglycohydrolase family protein gives MTTILTKRAATGTLVGLALGDALGFPTEFNDVPSILAKCGPWREMELRTPAIVSDDTQMTLALGRGMRAAMDRGVLGPEHLERPLREEFVDWYQSPENNRAPGNTCLRACSLLKNEQLPWQEASQINSKGCGANMRVAPVGLVPGLSDEQRAGAAQLQSALTHGHPTALAASDLTARAVRLLTQGAEPDELVGLLRSYALVNRGQYHERWLGDLWTRGQDRTPGQFIARGWDECLAILDRLDDAVRTASPEDDPCLATGAGWIAEEALATGLLCFLQFPDEPLTALRRAACSSGDSDSIACLTGAFAGAHLGADAWPVEWADRIEYGSELVTLGALWDA, from the coding sequence ATGACCACGATCCTGACCAAACGCGCCGCCACCGGAACACTCGTCGGCCTCGCCCTCGGGGACGCCCTCGGCTTCCCGACCGAGTTCAACGACGTGCCGTCGATCCTCGCCAAGTGCGGGCCCTGGCGGGAGATGGAGCTGCGGACCCCGGCGATCGTCAGCGACGACACGCAGATGACGCTGGCGCTGGGGAGGGGAATGCGGGCGGCGATGGACCGGGGAGTGCTCGGGCCCGAGCACCTGGAGCGGCCGCTGAGGGAGGAGTTCGTCGACTGGTATCAGTCACCGGAGAACAACAGGGCGCCGGGAAACACCTGCCTGCGGGCCTGTTCTCTGCTCAAGAACGAGCAACTGCCCTGGCAGGAAGCGAGCCAGATCAACTCCAAGGGCTGCGGCGCCAACATGCGCGTGGCACCCGTCGGACTCGTCCCCGGGCTCAGTGACGAACAGCGCGCGGGCGCCGCCCAGTTGCAGTCCGCGCTCACCCATGGGCACCCGACCGCGCTCGCCGCGTCCGACCTCACCGCGCGTGCCGTACGGCTGCTCACACAGGGAGCCGAGCCGGACGAACTGGTCGGGCTGCTGCGGTCGTACGCCCTGGTGAACCGGGGGCAGTACCACGAGCGCTGGCTCGGCGACCTGTGGACCCGCGGCCAGGACCGGACGCCTGGGCAGTTCATCGCGCGTGGCTGGGACGAGTGCTTGGCGATCCTGGACCGGCTCGACGACGCCGTGCGCACCGCCTCGCCCGAGGATGACCCGTGTCTGGCCACCGGGGCGGGCTGGATCGCCGAAGAAGCCCTGGCGACCGGACTGTTGTGCTTCCTGCAGTTCCCCGACGAGCCGCTGACGGCTCTGCGGCGGGCCGCGTGCAGCTCCGGCGACTCCGACTCGATCGCCTGCCTGACGGGCGCCTTCGCAGGCGCCCACCTCGGGGCGGACGCCTGGCCTGTCGAGTGGGCCGACCGGATCGAATACGGCAGCGAGCTGGTGACGCTCGGCGCGCTCTGGGACGCCTAG
- a CDS encoding NUDIX hydrolase — protein MDYDKYAYEPFAVTVDLAVLTVAEGALHALLVERGQEPYAGHWALPGGFVHPDESAEAAARRELAEETGLSDVSGPHLEQLRTYSEPDRDPRMRVVSVAFAALLPDPPPDTVRGYPHLAPLKPHGDSDAAEARWVPYDKAGPLAFDHDRILADAHELVGAKLEYTCLATAFCPPEFTLGELQQVYEAVWGTTLDRPNFRRKVLATPGFVEAVPGAARLTGGRGKPAALYRAGPATALHPPLLRPSPEGRPA, from the coding sequence GTGGACTACGACAAGTACGCCTACGAGCCCTTCGCCGTCACCGTCGACCTCGCCGTCCTCACCGTCGCGGAAGGCGCCCTGCACGCGCTGCTCGTCGAGCGGGGGCAGGAGCCGTACGCCGGACACTGGGCGCTGCCCGGCGGGTTCGTGCACCCGGACGAGTCCGCGGAGGCGGCGGCCCGGCGCGAACTTGCCGAGGAGACAGGGCTGTCGGACGTCTCCGGGCCGCATCTGGAGCAGCTGCGGACCTACAGCGAGCCCGACCGCGACCCCCGGATGCGGGTCGTCTCCGTCGCGTTCGCCGCGCTGCTCCCCGACCCTCCCCCAGACACCGTCCGGGGATACCCCCATCTCGCTCCGCTCAAGCCGCACGGCGACAGCGACGCGGCCGAGGCCCGCTGGGTGCCGTACGACAAGGCGGGGCCGCTCGCCTTCGACCACGACCGCATCCTGGCCGACGCCCACGAACTCGTGGGGGCCAAGCTCGAGTACACCTGCCTCGCCACCGCCTTCTGCCCGCCCGAGTTCACCCTCGGCGAGCTCCAGCAGGTGTACGAGGCCGTGTGGGGCACCACCCTCGACCGGCCCAACTTCCGCCGCAAGGTGCTTGCCACGCCCGGCTTCGTCGAGGCCGTCCCCGGTGCCGCACGTCTGACCGGCGGCCGCGGCAAACCGGCCGCGCTCTACCGCGCGGGACCGGCCACCGCCCTGCACCCCCCTCTCCTCCGCCCGTCCCCGGAAGGACGCCCCGCATGA
- a CDS encoding TIGR03086 family metal-binding protein — MSAGELLERSLAYSLGSVAGTKAVSLGRATPCAGWNLEELLGHLDDSLDALYEGLTGGRIGLIPYADRACGFRTRACAVLGAWAAGPPEDVLVGERPLDVQVMAAVGAVEITVHGWDVARACGRQWPIPDGLAAELLSVAQCVVGEEDRGVRFAEPVAVPTRARPETRLLAFLGRRL, encoded by the coding sequence ATGAGCGCGGGGGAGCTGCTGGAGCGCTCGCTCGCCTATTCGCTGGGCAGCGTGGCGGGGACGAAGGCCGTGAGCCTCGGCAGGGCCACACCGTGTGCCGGGTGGAATCTCGAGGAGTTGCTGGGTCATCTGGACGACTCCCTGGACGCGCTGTACGAGGGGCTGACCGGCGGGCGGATCGGGCTGATCCCGTACGCCGACCGGGCCTGCGGCTTCCGCACGCGCGCGTGTGCCGTGCTCGGCGCCTGGGCCGCCGGTCCACCGGAGGACGTGCTGGTGGGTGAACGGCCGCTGGACGTGCAGGTGATGGCCGCCGTCGGCGCCGTCGAGATCACCGTGCACGGGTGGGACGTGGCCCGGGCCTGCGGACGGCAGTGGCCCATTCCGGACGGCCTCGCGGCCGAACTGCTGTCCGTCGCCCAGTGCGTGGTGGGGGAGGAGGACCGGGGTGTGCGGTTCGCCGAACCGGTCGCCGTGCCGACCCGCGCGCGGCCCGAGACACGGCTTCTCGCCTTCCTGGGGCGGCGCCTCTAG
- a CDS encoding pseudouridine synthase: protein MRSSSGRNSSGNNGGSRGGNSGGRGGSSGGRGGSGGGRGNFRGAGNDRDDKQGGRPKNPRPEERRYDVGPGGTHDGPKTGRGASARGGAKGGPKQGQNTGRGRSVPATSREYEARAEERNRERYAGKKDVKPPKTFPGAEQEGERLQKILARAGYGSRRACEELIEQARVEVNGEIVLEQGKRVDPEKDEVRVDGLTVATQSYQFFSLNKPAGVVSTMEDNEGRQCLGDYVTNRETRLFHVGRLDTETEGVILLTNHGELAHRLTHPKYGVKKVYLAHIVGPIPRDLGKQLKDGIQLEDGYAKADHFRVVEQTGKNYLVEVTLHEGRKHIVRRMLAEAGFPVDKLVRVAFGPITLGDQKSGWLRRLSNTEVGMLMKEVDL from the coding sequence ATGCGAAGCAGCAGCGGCAGGAACAGCAGCGGAAACAACGGCGGGAGCCGTGGTGGCAACAGCGGCGGCCGCGGCGGGAGCAGCGGTGGCCGCGGGGGGAGCGGCGGTGGCCGCGGTAACTTCCGCGGGGCCGGGAACGACCGCGACGACAAGCAGGGCGGCCGGCCGAAGAACCCCCGCCCCGAGGAGCGGCGCTACGACGTGGGCCCCGGCGGCACCCACGACGGACCGAAGACCGGGCGCGGTGCCTCCGCGCGCGGCGGTGCCAAGGGCGGGCCGAAGCAGGGCCAGAACACCGGGCGCGGCCGTTCGGTGCCGGCGACCTCCCGCGAGTACGAGGCGCGGGCCGAGGAGCGCAACCGTGAGCGGTACGCCGGCAAGAAGGACGTGAAGCCGCCGAAGACCTTCCCGGGCGCCGAGCAGGAGGGCGAGCGGCTGCAGAAGATCCTCGCGCGCGCGGGCTACGGCTCCCGCCGGGCCTGCGAGGAGCTCATCGAGCAGGCGCGGGTCGAGGTCAACGGCGAGATCGTCCTGGAGCAGGGCAAGCGGGTCGACCCGGAGAAGGACGAGGTCAGGGTCGACGGCCTGACGGTGGCGACGCAGTCGTACCAGTTCTTCTCGCTGAACAAGCCCGCAGGTGTCGTCTCGACGATGGAGGACAACGAGGGCCGGCAGTGCCTCGGGGACTACGTCACCAACCGTGAGACGCGGCTCTTCCACGTGGGGCGGCTCGACACCGAGACCGAGGGCGTCATCCTGCTCACCAACCACGGCGAGCTGGCCCACCGGCTGACCCACCCCAAGTACGGCGTGAAGAAGGTCTACCTCGCGCACATCGTGGGCCCGATCCCGCGCGACCTGGGCAAGCAGCTCAAGGACGGCATCCAGCTGGAGGACGGGTACGCGAAGGCGGACCACTTCCGGGTCGTGGAGCAGACCGGCAAGAACTACCTCGTCGAGGTCACCCTCCACGAGGGCCGCAAGCACATCGTCCGCCGTATGCTCGCCGAGGCGGGCTTCCCGGTCGACAAGCTGGTGCGGGTCGCCTTCGGCCCCATCACCCTGGGCGACCAGAAGTCGGGCTGGCTGCGGCGGCTGTCCAACACCGAGGTCGGCATGCTGATGAAGGAAGTCGACCTGTAG
- the scpB gene encoding SMC-Scp complex subunit ScpB, with product MSEETTELPAGPPGVADLDLKPALEAVLMVVDEPATEEHLSKILERPKRQIAKALRELADDYTVQRRGFELRYVAGGWRFYTRAEYAAAVERFVLDGQQARLTQAALETLAVVAYRQPVSRSRVSAVRGVNCDGVMRTLLQRGLVAEAGTEPETGAILYVTTNYFLERMGLRGLDELPELAPFLPEAEAIEAETQEAVPSFDPDAPDSEDADDKTEL from the coding sequence GTGAGCGAGGAGACCACCGAGCTGCCGGCGGGGCCGCCGGGCGTCGCCGACCTCGATCTGAAGCCGGCGCTGGAGGCCGTCCTGATGGTCGTGGACGAGCCCGCGACCGAGGAGCACCTGTCGAAGATCCTGGAGCGGCCCAAGCGGCAGATCGCCAAGGCGCTCAGGGAGCTGGCCGACGACTACACCGTGCAGCGGCGCGGTTTCGAGTTGCGGTACGTCGCCGGCGGCTGGCGTTTCTACACCCGCGCCGAGTACGCCGCGGCCGTGGAGCGGTTCGTCCTGGACGGCCAGCAGGCCCGGCTCACCCAGGCGGCGCTGGAGACGCTGGCGGTGGTCGCGTACCGCCAGCCGGTCAGCCGCAGCCGGGTCTCCGCGGTGCGCGGAGTGAACTGTGACGGGGTGATGCGCACCCTGCTCCAGCGGGGTCTGGTCGCGGAGGCGGGCACGGAACCCGAAACAGGTGCGATCCTGTACGTGACGACGAACTACTTTCTGGAGCGGATGGGCCTGCGCGGTCTGGACGAGCTCCCGGAGCTCGCGCCCTTCCTCCCGGAGGCGGAGGCGATCGAGGCCGAGACACAGGAAGCCGTACCGTCGTTCGATCCGGACGCCCCGGATTCCGAGGACGCAGACGACAAGACGGAACTTTGA
- a CDS encoding segregation and condensation protein A — protein sequence MTSNDVPVPGGSAGRRRVLGRGPGAEPVASPVEVDSEPAEVDSEPVEAESEQVAEAEAPAGTGEREEAFDGVFKVRLANFEGPFDLLLQLISKHKLDVTEVALSKVTDEFMAYIRAMGPDWDLDETTEFLVVAATLLDLKAARLLPAAQVEDEADLALLEARDLLFARLLQYRAYKQIADIFNRRLDEEARRYPRTVGLEPHHAELLPEVVISIGAEGFAKLAVKAMQPRPKPQVYVDHIHAPLVSVQEQAGIVVARLRELGEASFRLLVEDADGTLTVVARFLALLELYREKAVALDQETALGELVVRWTGGAGETEPVVTDEFDRPPEPPKEDKA from the coding sequence ATGACCTCGAACGACGTTCCCGTGCCCGGCGGCTCCGCCGGCCGTCGGCGTGTGCTCGGCCGGGGGCCGGGAGCCGAGCCGGTCGCCTCACCGGTTGAGGTGGACAGCGAGCCGGCTGAGGTGGACAGCGAGCCGGTCGAGGCGGAGAGTGAGCAGGTCGCCGAGGCCGAGGCTCCGGCCGGGACCGGCGAGCGGGAAGAGGCCTTTGACGGTGTCTTCAAAGTTCGGCTGGCCAACTTCGAGGGGCCCTTCGATCTGCTGCTCCAGCTGATCTCGAAGCACAAGCTCGACGTCACCGAGGTGGCGCTCTCCAAGGTCACCGACGAGTTCATGGCGTACATCCGCGCCATGGGTCCGGACTGGGATCTCGACGAGACGACCGAGTTCCTCGTCGTCGCCGCCACTCTCCTCGACCTCAAGGCGGCTCGGCTGCTGCCGGCCGCGCAGGTGGAGGACGAGGCCGACCTGGCACTCCTCGAAGCGCGGGACCTGCTCTTCGCACGGCTGCTGCAGTACCGCGCGTACAAGCAGATCGCCGACATCTTCAACCGGCGTCTCGACGAGGAGGCCCGGCGTTACCCCCGTACCGTCGGACTGGAACCGCACCACGCCGAGCTGCTGCCCGAGGTCGTCATCAGCATCGGGGCGGAGGGATTCGCGAAGCTCGCCGTGAAGGCGATGCAGCCCAGGCCCAAGCCCCAGGTGTACGTCGATCACATCCACGCGCCCCTGGTGAGCGTCCAGGAGCAGGCGGGGATCGTGGTCGCGCGGCTCAGGGAGCTCGGTGAGGCCAGCTTCCGTCTGCTGGTGGAGGATGCCGACGGCACCCTGACCGTCGTGGCGCGCTTTCTGGCGCTGCTGGAGCTGTATCGCGAGAAGGCCGTGGCGCTGGACCAGGAGACCGCGCTCGGGGAGCTGGTCGTGCGGTGGACCGGCGGTGCGGGGGAGACCGAACCGGTGGTGACGGACGAGTTCGACCGACCGCCCGAGCCGCCCAAGGAGGACAAGGCGTGA
- a CDS encoding ParA family protein — translation MPAGAQSPAGFEAVGSVAVRTFAARQSPPTVRTAHQSMDGHHVNAMAGDGSGAPHNHFADYDELPEGHFYDPDAEYEPDPEYAATLAPDAARQRRERVGPTGRPLPYFPIPGPLTDHGPAKIIAMCNQKGGVGKTTSTINLGAALAEYGRRVLLVDFDPQGALSVGLGVNPMELDLTVYNLLMERGMAADEVLLKTAVPNMDLLPSNIDLSAAEVQLVSEVARESTLQRALKPLMADYDYIVIDCQPSLGLLTVNALTAAHKVIVPLECEFFALRGVALLTETIEKVQERLNPDLELDGILATMYDSRTVHSREVLARVVEAFDDHVYHTVIGRTVRFPETTVAGEPITTYASNSVGAAAYRQLAREVLARCHAE, via the coding sequence ATGCCTGCCGGGGCCCAGAGCCCCGCGGGGTTCGAGGCTGTCGGCTCCGTCGCGGTGCGCACCTTCGCAGCCCGTCAGAGTCCGCCGACCGTGCGGACAGCACACCAGAGCATGGATGGCCATCACGTGAACGCCATGGCCGGCGACGGAAGTGGCGCGCCCCACAACCACTTCGCCGACTACGACGAACTGCCCGAGGGGCACTTCTACGACCCCGACGCCGAGTACGAGCCGGATCCGGAGTACGCGGCCACGCTCGCGCCCGACGCGGCCCGACAGCGCCGTGAGCGCGTGGGACCGACGGGGCGGCCGCTGCCGTACTTCCCGATCCCGGGCCCGCTGACCGACCACGGCCCCGCGAAGATCATCGCGATGTGCAACCAGAAGGGCGGCGTCGGCAAGACGACGTCGACCATCAACCTGGGTGCCGCGCTCGCGGAGTACGGCCGGCGTGTGCTGCTCGTGGACTTCGACCCGCAGGGCGCGCTGTCGGTGGGTCTCGGTGTCAACCCGATGGAGCTCGACCTCACCGTCTACAACCTGCTCATGGAGCGGGGCATGGCGGCCGACGAGGTCCTGCTGAAGACCGCGGTCCCCAACATGGACCTGCTGCCGAGCAATATCGACTTGTCGGCGGCGGAGGTCCAGCTGGTCTCCGAGGTCGCCCGCGAGTCGACATTGCAGCGTGCCCTGAAGCCGCTCATGGCCGACTACGACTACATCGTGATCGACTGTCAGCCCTCGCTCGGCCTCCTCACGGTCAACGCCCTGACGGCCGCGCACAAGGTGATAGTCCCTCTGGAGTGCGAGTTCTTCGCCCTGCGTGGTGTCGCACTGCTGACGGAGACCATCGAGAAGGTCCAGGAGCGGCTCAACCCGGACCTGGAGCTCGACGGGATCCTCGCCACGATGTACGACTCGCGCACCGTGCACAGCCGTGAAGTGCTCGCGCGCGTAGTCGAGGCGTTCGACGATCACGTCTACCACACGGTCATCGGGCGCACGGTCCGCTTCCCGGAGACCACGGTCGCCGGTGAGCCGATCACCACCTACGCCTCCAACTCCGTCGGTGCCGCCGCCTATCGCCAGCTCGCCAGGGAGGTGCTCGCCCGGTGTCACGCCGAGTGA
- the ald gene encoding alanine dehydrogenase — MKVGIPREVKNNEFRVAITPAGVHELVRHGHQVVIERGAGVGSSIPDEEYVAEGARILDTADEVWADADLLLKVKEPVAEEYHRLRKDQTLFTYLHLAASKECTDALIESGTTAIAYETVELPSRALPLLAPMSEVAGRLAPQVGAYHLMRSVGGRGVLPGGVPGTQPARAVVIGGGVSGWNATQIAVGMGFHVTLLDRDINKLREADKVFGTKVRAIMSNAFELEKAVLDADLVIGAVLIPGAKAPKLVTNELVARMKPGSVLVDIAIDQGGCFEDSRPTTHAEPTFQVHDSVFYCVANMPGAVPNTSTYALTNATLPYIVELADRGWVEALRRDPALAKGLNTHDGKVAYREVAEAHGLEHVELETLLG; from the coding sequence GTGAAGGTCGGCATCCCCCGCGAGGTCAAGAACAACGAGTTCCGGGTGGCCATCACCCCCGCCGGTGTGCACGAGCTGGTGCGCCACGGCCACCAGGTTGTCATCGAGCGGGGCGCCGGCGTCGGTTCCTCCATCCCGGACGAGGAGTACGTCGCCGAGGGCGCCCGGATCCTGGACACCGCCGACGAGGTGTGGGCCGACGCCGACCTGCTGCTGAAGGTCAAGGAGCCCGTCGCCGAGGAGTACCACCGCCTCCGCAAGGACCAGACGCTCTTCACCTACCTGCACCTGGCCGCCTCCAAGGAGTGCACCGACGCGCTGATCGAGTCCGGCACCACGGCGATCGCCTACGAGACCGTCGAACTGCCCTCGCGTGCGCTCCCGCTGCTCGCCCCGATGTCCGAGGTCGCGGGCCGGCTCGCCCCACAGGTCGGCGCCTACCACCTCATGCGCTCGGTCGGCGGCCGCGGTGTCCTCCCGGGCGGCGTCCCCGGCACCCAGCCCGCCCGGGCCGTCGTCATCGGCGGCGGTGTCTCCGGCTGGAACGCCACCCAGATCGCCGTCGGCATGGGCTTCCACGTCACGCTGCTCGACCGCGACATCAACAAGCTCCGCGAGGCCGACAAGGTGTTCGGCACCAAGGTCCGGGCGATCATGTCCAACGCCTTCGAGCTGGAGAAGGCCGTCCTGGACGCCGACCTCGTCATCGGCGCGGTTCTCATCCCGGGCGCCAAGGCCCCGAAGCTGGTCACCAACGAGCTCGTCGCGCGGATGAAGCCCGGAAGTGTCCTTGTCGACATCGCGATCGACCAGGGCGGCTGCTTCGAGGACTCGCGTCCCACCACCCACGCCGAGCCGACCTTCCAGGTCCACGACTCGGTCTTCTACTGCGTCGCCAACATGCCCGGCGCGGTGCCCAACACCTCCACCTACGCGCTCACCAACGCGACGCTGCCCTACATCGTCGAACTCGCCGACCGGGGCTGGGTGGAGGCCCTGCGCCGCGACCCGGCGTTGGCCAAGGGGCTCAACACCCATGACGGCAAGGTCGCTTACCGAGAGGTCGCGGAGGCGCACGGCCTGGAGCACGTGGAGCTCGAGACGCTGCTCGGCTGA
- a CDS encoding tetratricopeptide repeat protein, producing the protein MTDQAVDTGGVRLSGEGQFLGRTRELKELLADIERAGLDTLSGKKAPRARVLLIAGRPGSGRTALAEELVRAVADRYDDGLLRARLSEPDGTPVPVGNSARELLTALDVAAPAGAAEDDLTAVLREALADRRSLLLLDDAVAAEQVDALLPDAPECLVVAVSGGPLTGIADVRPCTLGGLDTKAALELLSRHTGSVRITVDPRAAEGLVEECQGHPAALMLAGGWLAARPTAAVADLAKHLHTESDEGSPLSRVFKLVYTSLPAPAARILRLLSLAPAGLVDPHTASALAGCSVSGARSTLDDFVALGLLHAVESPLPQYEVPGCLYPLLKALADTQDRPAELQLARARMLERTVRLLQSSRAITETDSPDSREKLQGMPPSVRFPNPRAAEDWLRARRPALLAAARHAVADGELDTLARRLMSQLVRAMVAHFGMKAAAPDLYGIHGLVLDVAERRALPREKAAALLNLADLDAQTGRTREALARYRAALDAGREANDPYATGRAMESVGGAHLELGDYDRAADWFGRALAQRLARDERAEAARLYGRIAAAHTYAGRYGEAVRNWRAALAGHRKNGDVAAHARALSELARVQEYAGHPEECLRTCQEAVEWARRAEDVRLQAALQLRLADTLDRLGDPAAAQLHRGAAERLLGEELSEEEPGSQQVDEPKQDADACEIRSTSAED; encoded by the coding sequence GTGACGGATCAGGCGGTGGACACAGGCGGTGTACGGCTGTCGGGCGAGGGCCAATTCCTTGGGCGGACGCGAGAGTTGAAGGAGCTGCTCGCCGACATCGAGCGGGCGGGACTCGACACGCTGTCCGGCAAGAAGGCACCCCGCGCGCGCGTGCTGCTCATCGCGGGGCGCCCCGGATCCGGCCGTACCGCACTCGCCGAGGAACTCGTCCGGGCGGTAGCTGACCGTTACGACGACGGGTTGCTGCGCGCCCGGCTGAGCGAGCCGGACGGCACCCCCGTGCCGGTCGGGAACTCCGCCCGTGAACTGCTCACCGCGCTCGACGTGGCGGCGCCCGCCGGGGCCGCCGAGGACGACCTCACGGCGGTGCTGCGCGAGGCGCTCGCCGACCGGCGCTCGCTGCTCCTGCTCGACGACGCGGTGGCCGCGGAACAGGTGGACGCCCTGCTTCCGGATGCTCCGGAATGCCTGGTCGTGGCCGTCTCAGGAGGTCCGCTGACCGGGATCGCGGACGTTCGCCCGTGCACCCTCGGCGGCCTCGACACCAAGGCCGCGCTGGAGTTGCTGTCCCGGCACACCGGGTCGGTCCGCATCACCGTCGACCCGCGCGCCGCCGAGGGCCTGGTCGAGGAGTGCCAGGGCCACCCCGCCGCGCTGATGCTGGCGGGAGGCTGGCTCGCCGCCCGCCCTACGGCGGCCGTCGCCGATCTGGCCAAACATCTGCACACGGAGAGTGACGAAGGGAGTCCCCTCAGCCGGGTCTTCAAGCTCGTCTACACGTCCCTTCCCGCCCCGGCCGCGCGGATACTGCGACTGCTCTCCCTGGCCCCCGCAGGCCTCGTCGATCCGCACACCGCCTCCGCGCTCGCCGGCTGCTCGGTGAGCGGCGCCCGCTCCACCCTGGACGACTTCGTCGCCCTCGGTCTGCTGCACGCCGTGGAGTCACCGCTGCCGCAGTACGAGGTCCCCGGCTGCCTGTACCCCCTGCTCAAGGCCCTTGCCGACACTCAGGACCGCCCGGCCGAGCTGCAGCTGGCCCGGGCTCGCATGCTGGAGCGGACCGTACGGCTGCTCCAGTCCTCCCGCGCGATCACCGAGACCGACAGCCCCGACTCCCGCGAGAAGCTCCAGGGCATGCCGCCCTCGGTGCGCTTCCCTAACCCCAGGGCGGCCGAGGACTGGCTGCGCGCCCGCAGGCCGGCCCTGCTCGCCGCGGCCCGCCACGCGGTCGCCGACGGGGAGCTGGACACCCTGGCCCGGCGCTTGATGTCGCAGCTCGTGCGCGCGATGGTGGCCCACTTCGGCATGAAGGCCGCCGCCCCCGACCTCTACGGCATCCACGGCCTGGTCCTCGACGTGGCCGAGCGGCGTGCCCTGCCGCGTGAGAAGGCCGCCGCCCTGCTGAACCTCGCCGACCTGGACGCCCAGACCGGCCGGACCCGGGAGGCACTGGCGCGCTATCGGGCGGCCCTGGACGCCGGACGGGAGGCAAATGACCCGTACGCGACCGGCCGCGCGATGGAATCCGTAGGCGGCGCGCACCTGGAGCTCGGGGACTACGACCGGGCCGCCGACTGGTTCGGCCGGGCCCTCGCCCAGCGACTGGCCCGGGACGAGCGCGCGGAGGCCGCCCGGCTGTACGGCCGTATCGCCGCCGCGCACACCTACGCGGGCCGCTACGGCGAGGCGGTCAGGAACTGGCGGGCCGCGCTCGCCGGACACCGCAAGAACGGCGATGTGGCCGCGCACGCACGGGCGTTGAGCGAACTCGCCCGCGTCCAGGAGTATGCCGGACACCCAGAGGAGTGCCTGCGCACCTGCCAGGAGGCCGTGGAGTGGGCGCGGCGCGCCGAGGACGTCCGGCTGCAGGCCGCGCTCCAGCTGCGGCTCGCCGACACGCTGGACCGTCTCGGCGATCCCGCCGCCGCCCAGCTGCACCGCGGCGCGGCCGAACGGCTGCTGGGCGAGGAGCTTTCCGAGGAGGAACCAGGGTCTCAGCAGGTCGACGAGCCGAAACAAGACGCTGATGCCTGCGAAATCCGTAGTACATCCGCAGAGGATTGA
- a CDS encoding NUDIX domain-containing protein, which translates to MTIKDAPEEWEIRATETPFVGNKTSVRTDEVVMPDGSVVRRDYQVHPGSVAVLALDDEDRVLLIRQYRHPVRQKLWEIPAGLLDVPGENPLHAAQRELYEEAHVKAEDWRVLTDVYTSPGGCDEAIRIFLARGLSEAEEERFAVEDEEIDLEYARVPVSELVRGVLAGELHNNCLVVGVLSLVAARASGGLDGLRAAEAQWPARPFEA; encoded by the coding sequence ATGACGATCAAGGATGCCCCGGAGGAGTGGGAGATCCGGGCGACGGAGACCCCCTTCGTGGGCAACAAGACCTCCGTCCGCACGGACGAGGTGGTCATGCCCGACGGATCGGTGGTCCGCAGGGACTACCAGGTCCACCCGGGTTCCGTGGCCGTCCTCGCCCTCGACGACGAGGACCGGGTCCTGCTCATCCGGCAGTACCGGCACCCCGTACGGCAGAAGCTGTGGGAGATCCCCGCGGGGCTGTTGGACGTGCCCGGTGAGAATCCGCTGCATGCGGCCCAGCGGGAGCTGTATGAGGAGGCGCACGTCAAGGCGGAGGACTGGCGGGTGCTGACGGATGTCTACACCTCGCCCGGGGGGTGCGACGAGGCGATCCGGATCTTCCTGGCCCGGGGGCTGTCCGAGGCCGAGGAGGAGCGGTTCGCGGTCGAGGACGAGGAGATCGATCTGGAGTACGCGCGCGTGCCGGTGTCCGAGCTGGTGCGGGGGGTGCTTGCCGGGGAGCTGCACAACAACTGCCTGGTGGTGGGGGTGCTTTCACTCGTCGCCGCGCGGGCCTCCGGCGGGTTGGACGGGTTGCGGGCGGCTGAGGCGCAGTGGCCTGCGCGGCCGTTCGAGGCGTGA